The DNA sequence ttcagatgtaaaaatgtaataatatttcctaatattaccgtttttactgtgcttttaatcaaataaatacagccttggtgagcattagagacttagaaaacattcaaaatcttaccgatcccaaacttttgaatagtagtatTAATACAGATTTGCCATGATACCAAAGTCTGCAATCGAGCTTCTCAGATTTCAGCAATCCTCATCAAAACCTTCCTAAATCATAAGCAATGGACATTATAGCTCTATaatcttacactgtaaaaagtgataagttgacttaacttaaaaaaattgaggaaacctgttaccttaaaattattaagtaaataattgaacttgacaattcacttaacttattttttttttaattatcatttacttaaaaactTTAAGgtaacaggtttcctcaattttttttaagttaagtcaacttatcactttttacagtgtactgtacATCAACAATCATCTAATTTGTTTGCATTAGTATTTCTGAGACTGATTTCTATGAAAGAGCAACCCTGTAAAAAGCaatatttttctttcctttACAATTCAAGAATTACTTTGATGTTAATATTGTTGTCATTTGCTATTATGgattatgtttattgtttagTGTTGCACTCGAACTAGTAAAATTTAGCTTGTTATTGATGATGTATTTTGTCTGACTCATGTATTTATCATGTCTGATAGACGTCAATTCATTTTCCCATGAAATCAGCTGCTGTCTATGGTGTGCGTAATAAAATCGTATCAATTTATTTAACTTATCGAGTGCTTTGTCCTTTAATGCCTCTTGTGTAAGATTCGATGTCAACACGAGGCATGTTTAAATCTCGCATTAAGACCGGTGGGCGAACGAAATCCCTTCATGCACGCAGAGTCAAAATTTCCTCGCACAATGATGAGACAAGGACATCAAAACACTTAATCCGCTCAAAGAAGAGCGAGGGAGAGAGCAAAGGATGGGAGAGAGCAGCAGATGGCCAGAAAGACGTCAATCCTCCTCATTCTTCCCAGGACAACAGCGAGGCAGGAGACAGATGATTACAAGAGTCACTGACGTTATTGTGGGGACCCTGGACGTCACCGAGATGGAATGAGAAAGCTTAAAGGAGTTGTATTAAGGTGAAAGGGCAAAATGGCAATTGGAGAAAAGGATGTGATTCTATAGGGACTCTATGATAAAAGACATCAGTCAACACTTGACACCTCAGTATTTACAGTCTTTAATCATTTACAGGGATCTAAGAATTATTGACAGACCTGGTTAGCATGTTTGTGCTAACTTTTGTTAAGATAAGACATGCACACTTGAACTTTTTCATTAAAAAGTTTAACTTGATGCCACACTGCCCTCTCTAGCTTACGGGACGGTAGTGTACTGTCCTCGCGTCCTGTCGTGTCCTAGGTGAGAATGCACAGATGAGCGCAAAACCCCCTTTGAGTGCTTTTTATGGCCTCTTATCTGTTCTGTTTAAACTGCCACCTCCACTCCCATTTCCTCTTAACACTGGGAAAtaattaaaacactttatattaaataaacaatgatttatCTGCGATATGCAGTCTTATATACTATATGTTTTCCACTCAGTACAGAAGTCGGGGGTCCCCTGTCCTCTGAGATCAATGGCATAGCTGGCATAGCCATGTGAGATTTACCATCAGTTTATCCTCCTTCATTTCCTGAAAACAAGTTTGTTATCATTTTTCCTTTTCGTACTCGAGTGACTCATGGATTCTCTGTCACTCTCTCATGCGTATACCATATAAATACAAGTTTACAGAGACATGTCTTCTGTGTAGACCATCTTAGCATCTGGAGATCTTGGAGAGATCGCtactaaaaactttttttgtttttgtttgttttttgcacaaATTTGAGTTAGCctcttcttttttatatatcatttaaacTTGAAGTCAGTTTTaaggagatattttatttttgaggatattttttacttttggaaACCATCCATTTGTATTGATGGCCACCTGCTCGGCTCGGTCAATCATGCTTTTTacctgttttttctttttttttgctctgtttCCTCCTCTTCATTGGTGTATGTACGTTCCTGTACAGAACGTGCTTCTGCCGTTCAGCACACAAGTCAGGGAACGCTTGCTCTACACAGGTAATCTTAACCTTTAACCTGTTGCAATAGTTGCAAATGAGTTTCTGCTTCTTTTTGAGCTGCAATGTTTAGATGTTAGGGTCTGCTTAATGTGGGTAACTGTGACAAGTGCTGCTTTCTTCTGTCAACATGGCTATCTGGAATCAGTCAATCCTTCTTAGTTAGCATGGTGatgttacaataaaaatgtatgccTTTTATTTCAGGACATTCGTTTTGCATTGCAGTTGTACTGTGTTTTGTTCCTAAAGAGCAAAGACTGGCTTGAGGTAATGGCAATAAGTGTGttcatgtgtctgtgtgtgtttttgtccattttagATAACAGAAAGTATGGGCTGTTCCTTGAAATGAAACCTGACGGCTCCGTTATAGGGTCTCCAGTAGAGAAGCTCAACTGTAAGCAACTGCTGCACACATGAGTTAAAGAGCACAGTTTACTGTCGGAGTACTATTGTAATCATTAAGTAACCCTCATTATGGCCTTCCTTCTCAGAATGTCCTTCAAGGACAAATACCTGATCAGAAAAgataataattcataatgtCTGTCATAACAAGGGttatgcaaataataataattgttgtcCTTTTGGTTGatgttatgaaaatgttttatagtGGCAGTGGTTGTTAATATAATAGGTCCAAAGGTGATGTGTGTGATTGATCCCGGTGTTGTTTGCTGCGCTGCAGGTGTTTTCAGCTTGCGTTCAGTGAAAGCAGGGGAGACGGTCATCCAGAGTGAGACTACATCTCTCTTCCTCTGCGTGGATGATAATGACAACTTGAAAGGACAGGTCTGAACAGTCTAACATCTTCacaaatttgaaacttccaatAGAGCAtggtcatttaaaaacaaataatacaaatataatgaaACTAAACAATGACAATTAGTTAAAAGACACCATTCTAGtgtaacagagagagagagcagtgtATACATAAAATGGATACTAGCATTTACTATTTGGCCATTTAAAAGCAAATTGTACAagcaaaatataacattttataatatccaatgttatttaaaaataattgagGTAATTATTAATAACTTTAGATAGTTACGGTACTGAGGTTTTTTTAagagaaatgaatacttttatttaacagtgaggcattaaattgattaaaagtgacattaaagacatttataatgttacagggaatatatttcataaaaaaaaaaaaattctattcatcaaagaatcctgaaaaaaaaagaatcatggTTTTCgccattttcaacattgataataataaggaatgtttgagcagcaaatgagcatattaaaatgatttctgaaggatcgtgtgacgctgaagactggagtaatgatgctgaaaattcagcaaataaattacatttttaaatatatgtaaattatatataaaatataaattaattaatatgtcaaataaattacattttgatcaaataagtgcagccttggtgagcataagggaCTTCAAAAACAAGTCattgatattacatttattaataaataatgtttttataataataataatgttatataataataatgttaaataatgttcAATTAATAATTCGTTTTCTCTTTACAACTACTCAAATTctagatttaattttattacatataataatcttactttttatatttatgtttttgatcctgtatttcattatttattaaatgtggaATTGATTTGACATGGTTTGCAACACCTTCTGTAGTGAACATTGAGTAAGCTGTTATATACATTTCACTGGAGTACtgagttttcttttctttttcagccGCATTACACTGAAGGAGACTGCACCTTTCAGGAATTGCTGCAGTCAGATGGATATTCTTTTTTCCTTTCTCCACACAATAAGAGACCAGTGTCGCTCCTCTCAAAGCAGTCTGGGCAGAAACACGGTGCCCCACTGACTCGGTTCCTCCCTGTTATGAATAC is a window from the Onychostoma macrolepis isolate SWU-2019 chromosome 03, ASM1243209v1, whole genome shotgun sequence genome containing:
- the fgf21 gene encoding fibroblast growth factor 21; its protein translation is MLFTCFFFFFALFPPLHWCMYVPVQNVLLPFSTQVRERLLYTDNRKYGLFLEMKPDGSVIGSPVEKLNCVFSLRSVKAGETVIQSETTSLFLCVDDNDNLKGQPHYTEGDCTFQELLQSDGYSFFLSPHNKRPVSLLSKQSGQKHGAPLTRFLPVMNTQLAMAGKGEDSQIQEVKQYIKDINLDSDDPLGIGHQSHIQTVFSPSLHTRK